In a single window of the Papaver somniferum cultivar HN1 chromosome 8, ASM357369v1, whole genome shotgun sequence genome:
- the LOC113302837 gene encoding proteasome subunit beta type-5-like, producing MKLDSGLENSSSIFLGGCSGLEADFSAPPSFDLPITNDFDGWQKKSVQMVKPARGTTTLAFIFKEGVMVAADSRASMGGYISSQSVKKIIEINPYMLGTMAGGAADCQFWHRNLGVKCRLHELANKRRISVTGASKLLANILYSYRGMGLSVGTMIAGWDEKGPGLYYVDSEGGRLKGTRFSVGSGSPYAYGVLDNGYKYDMSIPEAAELARRAIYHATFRDAASGGVASVYYVGPDGWKKMSGNDVGELHYSYYPVVPSVVEQEMTEVPVA from the exons ATGAAGCTAGACAGTGGACTTGAAAACTCTTCTTCAATCTTTCTCGGAGGATGTAGTGGGCTTGAAGCTGATTTTTCAGCTCCCCCATCGTTTGATCTTCCAATTACTAATGAT TTTGATGGGTGGCAGAAGAAGTCAGTACAGATGGTAAAACCTGCGAGGGGGACAACTacacttgcttttattttcaaggaaggagttatgGTTGCAGCTGATTCTAGAGCTAGCATGGGAGGATATATCT CATCACAATCTGTTAAGAAAATCATTGAAATCAACCCATACATGCTTGGAACAATGGCTGGAGGAGCTGCAGACTGCCAATTTTGGCACAGAAATTTGGGTGTTAAG TGCCGGTTGCATGAGTTGGCAAACAAGAGAAGGATTTCTGTCACGGGAGCATCAAAGCTTCTGGCCAACATCCTCTACTCGTACCGAGGAATGGGTCTGTCCGTTGGTACCATGATTGCAGGTTGGGATGAAAAG GGTCCTGGATTGTATTACGTAGACAGCGAAGGTGGACGACTGAAAGGAACCAGATTTTCTGTTGGATCTGGTTCGCCATATGCATACGGTGTACTGGATAATGG GTATAAGTATGACATGTCAATTCCGGAAGCTGCTGAATTAGCTCGCAGAGCTATCTACCATGCAACTTTCCGTGATGCAGCTAGTGGTGGTGTTGCTAGCG TTTATTATGTTGGACCTGATGGATGGAAGAAGATGTCAGGGAATGATGTTGGTGAACTCCATTACAGCTACTACCCAGTTGTCCCAAGCGTTGTCGAACAAGAAATGACAGAGGTACCAGTAGCTTGA